One Prosthecobacter sp. SYSU 5D2 genomic window carries:
- a CDS encoding GAF domain-containing protein, producing MKSDAHLGDDESKAEPSPEMAGALEGPFRLAIDTIPGLVWSALPDGRIDFLNQRWRDYTGMTLAEACGWGWQAAIPPEDLAGLLEYWKAVLASGAPGETEARLRGADGVDRWFLFRAVPLYDDQGKLIKWYGTNTDIQDRKEAEALLAGEKRILEMISRWEPVPVLMEALCRVVEEISKGVYCSILLMDERGDRLKHGAAPSLPASYTGQLKGLLDSYEAGPCARAASLMKPVIIADVLVNEPSVFFRELAVKHGLRACWTTPVFSSGGKVLGTFALYSLVPSLPSAQQERMIGQMSHLAAVAIERSQEQEKLKRSEAYLARAQSLSSTGSFCWNVRTQEMVWSDETYRICEVDRSLTPTGEMTRDLIHPEDVELFFQMLSRSETDYRFECRLRLPSGIKHIQVDGAAMRNEEGQLVEWIGNFMDITARKLADEALRASEHLARGQLNALKKTLDALSQESEPDQFLAHVLGTLTEEMEAHSVSVWEMNPALGQVELVANFEDSQIQLPTKLEQPRSRPAQEPREHPVWTAFFRDGKHCVVGMLDADPPRVRLEDGQNTDGHHWYGDQISDPQVEATIKRLAELGIITTLCVPLLLAGKVTGLVSIRFQQRRTFRREEVELTRALTHHVMLAVYWMRLSRQSRETAVVAERNRMARDIHDTLAQGFTGVIVQLEAAEDAKSKGLYDNVDHHIQRARELARESLKEARRSVQALRPQALEERSLPEALEAQGTKMTFGTPMRVSFVLEGNPTPLPAGCEDNLLRISQEALTNAVRHANAGEFGIRLAFTLQRITLELRDDGCGFDLAAKSDGFGLLGIRERVEAMGGELALNSGPGHGTVLCISLPVSKLPSTSP from the coding sequence GTGAAATCCGATGCGCACCTGGGAGATGACGAATCGAAGGCCGAGCCGTCGCCGGAAATGGCAGGTGCGCTGGAAGGGCCGTTTCGGCTGGCCATTGATACGATCCCAGGACTGGTGTGGAGCGCCCTGCCGGACGGGCGAATTGATTTCCTGAACCAGCGCTGGCGGGACTATACCGGAATGACGTTGGCGGAGGCTTGTGGATGGGGCTGGCAGGCGGCCATCCCGCCAGAGGATCTGGCTGGCCTGCTGGAATATTGGAAAGCGGTGCTGGCTTCCGGCGCACCGGGTGAAACAGAGGCCCGGTTGCGCGGTGCGGACGGGGTGGACCGCTGGTTTCTTTTCCGGGCGGTGCCGCTGTATGATGACCAGGGAAAGCTCATCAAGTGGTATGGAACGAACACAGACATCCAGGACCGGAAAGAAGCGGAAGCCCTGCTGGCCGGGGAGAAGCGCATCCTGGAAATGATCTCACGCTGGGAGCCGGTGCCGGTACTCATGGAGGCGCTTTGCCGCGTCGTGGAGGAAATATCCAAAGGGGTGTATTGCTCCATCCTTCTGATGGATGAACGGGGGGACAGGCTGAAGCATGGTGCCGCGCCCAGCCTGCCTGCGAGCTATACAGGCCAGTTAAAGGGACTGCTGGATTCTTATGAAGCAGGACCCTGCGCACGGGCGGCTTCGCTGATGAAACCGGTCATCATCGCGGATGTGCTGGTGAATGAGCCCAGTGTCTTTTTCCGGGAGCTGGCGGTGAAGCATGGATTGCGCGCCTGCTGGACCACGCCGGTGTTTTCATCCGGCGGGAAGGTACTGGGAACTTTTGCTCTATATTCCCTCGTTCCCTCCTTGCCCAGTGCTCAGCAGGAGCGGATGATCGGCCAGATGAGCCACCTGGCGGCGGTGGCCATTGAGCGCAGTCAGGAGCAGGAAAAATTAAAGCGGAGCGAGGCCTACCTGGCCAGGGCGCAGAGCCTGAGCTCCACGGGCAGCTTCTGCTGGAATGTCCGCACCCAGGAGATGGTCTGGTCAGATGAGACTTACCGCATCTGCGAGGTGGACCGGTCTTTGACGCCCACCGGAGAGATGACGCGCGACCTGATTCATCCTGAGGATGTTGAGCTTTTTTTCCAGATGCTTTCGAGGAGCGAGACGGACTACCGCTTTGAATGCCGGCTGCGGCTGCCCTCGGGAATCAAGCACATCCAGGTGGACGGTGCGGCGATGCGTAACGAGGAAGGACAACTGGTGGAATGGATCGGCAACTTTATGGACATCACCGCCAGGAAATTGGCGGACGAAGCCCTGCGAGCTTCCGAGCATCTGGCCCGCGGACAGCTCAATGCGTTGAAAAAAACGCTGGATGCGCTGTCACAGGAATCCGAGCCAGATCAGTTTCTGGCACATGTGCTGGGCACCCTCACAGAGGAAATGGAGGCGCACAGTGTCAGCGTCTGGGAGATGAATCCTGCCCTTGGGCAAGTAGAGTTGGTGGCTAACTTTGAGGACTCGCAGATCCAGTTGCCGACTAAACTTGAGCAGCCGCGATCCAGGCCAGCCCAGGAACCCCGTGAGCATCCCGTCTGGACAGCCTTTTTTCGCGATGGAAAACATTGCGTCGTGGGCATGCTGGACGCAGACCCGCCCAGGGTGCGGCTGGAGGACGGGCAGAACACGGATGGCCATCACTGGTATGGGGACCAAATTTCTGATCCGCAGGTGGAAGCGACCATCAAGCGCCTGGCGGAGCTGGGCATCATCACCACGCTGTGCGTGCCGCTGCTTTTGGCGGGGAAGGTGACCGGGCTGGTAAGCATCCGCTTCCAGCAGCGGCGCACCTTCCGGCGGGAGGAAGTGGAGCTCACGCGGGCGCTGACCCACCACGTCATGCTGGCAGTTTACTGGATGCGCCTCTCCAGACAGAGCCGGGAAACAGCCGTGGTGGCGGAGCGGAACCGGATGGCACGAGACATCCATGACACCCTGGCACAGGGTTTTACGGGTGTGATCGTACAACTGGAGGCGGCAGAGGATGCCAAGTCCAAGGGCCTTTATGACAACGTGGATCACCACATCCAGCGCGCCCGCGAACTGGCCCGCGAGAGCCTGAAAGAAGCGCGAAGATCCGTCCAGGCGCTGCGTCCGCAAGCCTTGGAGGAACGCAGCCTGCCGGAGGCCCTCGAAGCCCAGGGCACAAAGATGACGTTTGGCACGCCCATGCGGGTGAGTTTTGTCCTGGAGGGGAATCCCACACCGCTGCCGGCCGGGTGTGAGGACAACCTGCTGCGCATCAGCCAGGAGGCGCTGACGAATGCGGTCCGCCATGCCAACGCGGGCGAGTTCGGCATCCGGCTGGCATTCACTCTGCAGCGCATCACCTTGGAGCTGCGGGATGACGGCTGCGGTTTTGACCTCGCGGCCAAGAGTGACGGTTTCGGCCTGCTGGGTATCCGTGAGCGAGTGGAGGCCATGGGTGGAGAGCTGGCCTTGAACAGCGGCCCCGGCCATGGAACGGTACTCTGCATTTCTCTGCCTGTGAGCAAACTCCCATCCACTTCGCCATGA
- a CDS encoding response regulator transcription factor, with protein sequence MKATLSPSLADDTPDRIRILVADDHVTVLEGLVAIIGRQPDMNVVAAAVNGREAVDLWRKHRPDVALLDLRMPLLDGVGAIEEIRPHDSGARIIILTTFDADADISKAIKAGARGYLLKDAPREELLACIRKVHAGQTSLSPELVTKLAAGLSSVPLTARERDVLTLLARGRSNKEIGGSLFISETTVKSHLRSIFTKLNVLSRTEAIAAASQRGLVKL encoded by the coding sequence ATGAAAGCCACCCTTTCTCCAAGCCTGGCGGATGACACCCCGGATCGCATCCGCATCCTCGTCGCGGATGATCACGTGACGGTCCTGGAAGGCCTGGTGGCCATCATCGGACGGCAGCCGGACATGAACGTGGTCGCCGCTGCGGTGAACGGGCGTGAAGCCGTGGACCTGTGGAGAAAACACCGTCCGGATGTGGCCCTGCTGGACCTGCGCATGCCGCTGCTGGATGGCGTGGGTGCCATTGAGGAAATCCGCCCCCATGATAGCGGCGCACGCATCATCATCCTGACCACCTTTGATGCCGATGCGGACATCTCCAAGGCCATCAAGGCCGGCGCGCGCGGGTATCTGCTGAAAGACGCGCCGCGTGAGGAACTGCTGGCCTGCATCCGCAAGGTGCATGCCGGGCAGACCTCCCTCTCCCCGGAGCTCGTGACCAAGCTGGCGGCAGGCCTTTCCTCCGTGCCGCTGACGGCCCGCGAGCGGGATGTCCTGACCCTGCTGGCACGCGGCCGCAGCAACAAGGAAATCGGGGGCAGCCTCTTCATCAGTGAGACCACGGTGAAATCTCACCTGCGCAGCATTTTCACCAAGCTCAACGTGCTGAGCCGCACCGAAGCCATTGCCGCTGCCAGCCAGCGCGGTTTGGTGAAGCTGTGA